The following are encoded in a window of Variovorax paradoxus genomic DNA:
- the lpdA gene encoding dihydrolipoyl dehydrogenase: MSEQHIKVPDIGDFDEVAVIEVLVNVGDTVKAEQSLITVESDKASMEIPSSAAGVVKSLAVKVGDKVKQGSVVLTLEVDGAAAPAPAAAAPAPAVAAAPAPKAAAPAPAAAAPVATSSYGGKVDVECDVVVLGAGPGGYSAAFRAADLGLKVVLIERYATLGGVCLNVGCIPSKALLHVASVMDEVKHFADLGVSFAAPTVDRAKLLGHKNKVVGKLTGGLTAMAKMRKVTVLRGVGNFIDPYHLEVEETSGTSWDTTGKKQTVKFRNAIIAAGSQSVSLPFMPKDPRVVDSTGALEMGTDPKRMLVLGGGIIGLEMGTVYSTLGARLDVVEMLDGLMQGADRDLVKVWQKMNAPRFDNIMLKTKTVGAEATKEGIKVTFEGENAPKEPQVYDLVLQAVGRSPNGKKIGAEKAGIAVSDRGFIPVDIQMRTNVPHIFAIGDIVGQPMLAHKAVHEAHVAAEVIAGEQKGDKELSSAAFNARVIPSVAYTDPEVAWVGLTEDQAKAEGIKVKKGHFPWTASGRAIANGRDEGFTKLLFDAETHRILGGGIVGTHAGDMIGEIALAIEMGADEIDIGKTIHPHPTLGESIGMAAEVAHGTCTDLPPAKKAA, encoded by the coding sequence CAAGGTGCCGGACATCGGCGACTTCGACGAAGTCGCGGTGATCGAGGTGCTGGTCAACGTCGGCGACACGGTCAAGGCCGAGCAGTCGCTCATCACGGTCGAGTCGGACAAGGCCTCGATGGAAATTCCGTCCTCGGCAGCCGGCGTGGTGAAGTCGCTGGCCGTGAAGGTCGGCGACAAGGTCAAGCAAGGTTCGGTGGTGCTGACGCTCGAAGTCGACGGGGCTGCTGCGCCTGCGCCGGCTGCTGCAGCGCCCGCACCTGCGGTGGCAGCTGCCCCCGCGCCCAAGGCGGCTGCACCGGCTCCGGCCGCGGCGGCGCCCGTGGCGACATCCAGCTACGGCGGCAAGGTCGATGTCGAGTGCGACGTGGTCGTGCTCGGTGCCGGCCCCGGCGGCTACTCGGCCGCCTTCCGCGCGGCCGACCTCGGCCTGAAGGTCGTGCTGATCGAACGCTACGCCACGCTCGGCGGCGTGTGCCTGAACGTCGGCTGCATTCCGTCGAAGGCGCTGCTGCACGTCGCTTCCGTCATGGACGAGGTCAAGCATTTCGCCGACCTGGGCGTGAGCTTCGCCGCGCCCACGGTCGACCGCGCCAAGCTGCTCGGCCACAAGAACAAGGTGGTGGGCAAGCTCACCGGCGGCCTCACGGCCATGGCGAAGATGCGCAAGGTGACGGTGCTTCGCGGCGTCGGCAACTTCATCGACCCGTACCACCTGGAAGTCGAAGAAACCTCGGGCACGAGCTGGGACACCACCGGCAAGAAGCAGACCGTCAAGTTCCGCAACGCGATCATCGCGGCCGGTTCGCAGTCGGTGAGCCTGCCCTTCATGCCGAAGGACCCGCGTGTGGTCGACTCGACCGGCGCGCTCGAGATGGGGACTGATCCCAAGCGCATGCTGGTGCTGGGCGGCGGCATCATCGGCCTCGAAATGGGCACCGTGTATTCCACGCTGGGTGCGCGCCTCGATGTGGTCGAAATGCTCGACGGCCTGATGCAGGGCGCCGACCGCGACCTCGTGAAGGTCTGGCAGAAGATGAACGCGCCGCGCTTCGACAACATCATGCTCAAGACCAAGACGGTCGGCGCTGAAGCCACGAAAGAAGGCATCAAGGTCACCTTCGAGGGCGAGAACGCGCCGAAGGAGCCGCAGGTGTACGACCTCGTGCTGCAGGCCGTGGGCCGCAGTCCGAACGGCAAGAAGATCGGCGCCGAGAAGGCCGGCATCGCGGTGAGCGACCGCGGCTTCATTCCGGTCGACATCCAGATGCGCACCAACGTGCCGCACATCTTCGCCATCGGCGACATCGTGGGCCAGCCCATGCTGGCGCACAAGGCGGTGCATGAGGCGCATGTGGCGGCTGAGGTGATTGCCGGCGAGCAGAAGGGCGACAAGGAGCTGTCCAGCGCCGCCTTCAACGCACGCGTGATCCCCAGCGTGGCCTACACCGACCCTGAAGTGGCGTGGGTGGGCCTCACCGAAGACCAGGCCAAGGCCGAAGGCATCAAGGTCAAGAAGGGCCACTTCCCGTGGACTGCTTCGGGCCGCGCCATCGCCAATGGCCGCGACGAAGGCTTCACCAAGCTGCTGTTCGACGCGGAGACGCACCGCATCCTGGGCGGCGGCATCGTGGGCACGCATGCCGGCGACATGATCGGCGAGATCGCGCTGGCCATCGAGATGGGCGCGGACGAGATCGACATCGGCAAGACGATCCATCCGCACCCGACGCTGGGCGAAAGCATCGGCATGGCGGCGGAAGTGGCGCACGGCACCTGTACCGACCTGCCGCCGGCGAAGAAGGCGGCCTGA